Proteins co-encoded in one Juglans regia cultivar Chandler chromosome 16, Walnut 2.0, whole genome shotgun sequence genomic window:
- the LOC109006659 gene encoding glutamate receptor 3.2 isoform X3 produces the protein MKAAEEDVNSDPTNLGGSKLSIIMHDSNFSGFLSIIGALKYMETDTVAIIGPQNAVMAHVLSHIANELHVPLLSFTALDPTLSPLQYPYFVQTAPNDQFQMSAIADMISYFGWGEVIAVYSDDDQSRNGVIALGDKLADRRCKISYKAALPPDPTATRSEVKDQLVKLQMMEARVIILHTFSKTGLLVVDEARNLGMMDTGYVWIATTWLSTVLDSTLPLSSKTADSIQGVLTLRPHTPDSGRKRAFMSRWHKLSNGSIGLNPYGLYAYDTVWMLTRAMKLFFDQGGNMSFSNSARLSHLGGGALNLSALSIFDGGKRLLNNILQLNVTGVTGTIQFNPDRSPFRPSYDILNVIKNGYRTIGYWSNYSGLSVVTPEMLYSRPPNRSSSSQQLSSVVWPGGATKKPRGWVIPNNGRQLRIGIPNRVSYRDFVSRSGVNGTDKVQGYCIDIFLAAINLLPYEVPHKFIPFGDGHKNPSYNELVNMVTANVFDAAVGDITIVTNRTKIVDFTQPYIESGLVVVVPVRKLKSRVWAFLRPFTPFMLAVTAAFFLLVGTVVWILEHRINDDFRGPPKKQLITILWFSFSTMYFSPRENTVSSLGRFVLIIWFFVVLIVNSSYTASLTSILTVQQLSSPITGIDTLVTSNEPIGFQEGSFVENYLSDELNVPRSRLVALGSPEEYADALELGIVAAVVDERPYIELFLSDHCRFSVRGQEFTKSGWGFAFPRGSPIAVDISTAILALSENGNLQKIHDKWLLRKACASQATGLVSDQFHLQSFLGLFLICGISCFLALLLKFCLMMRQFTRHIPEETDPQTAGGTSTRSGRLQTFLSFADEKEGVWKSRSKRKRTDGSPNGYWNEEN, from the exons ATGAAGGCTGCCGAGGAGGATGTAAATTCTGATCCGACCAATCTAGGTGGAAGTAAATTGTCTATAATCATGCATGATTCCAACTTCAGCGGATTTCTTAGCATCATTGGAG CATTAAAGTACATGGAGACTGATACCGTAGCTATAATCGGTCCACAAAATGCTGTAATGGCTCATGTACTCTCACATATTGCAAATGAACTCCATGTCCCGTTGTTGTCATTCACAGCATTGGACCCTACCCTATCGCCTCTGCAATACCCTTACTTTGTTCAAACAGCACCCAATGATCAATTCCAGATGAGTGCGATTGCAGATATGATCAGTTATTTTGGTTGGGGAGAGGTTATTGCAGTTTATAGTGATGATGATCAGAGCCGAAATGGGGTTATTGCTTTAGGTGATAAACTTGCAGATAGACGCTGCAAAATTTCTTACAAAGCTGCACTTCCCCCTGACCCCACAGCAACACGAAGTGAGGTTAAGGATCAACTAGTGAAGCTACAAATGATGGAAGCTCGAGTAATTATTCTACATACCTTCTCCAAAACGGGTCTCTTGGTTGTCGATGAGGCCCGGAATCTTGGAATGATGGACACTGGGTATGTTTGGATAGCTACTACTTGGTTATCCACTGTTTTAGACTCAACTTTACCACTTTCTTCCAAAACTGCAGACTCTATCCAAGGAGTCCTGACACTTCGTCCACACACCCCTGATTCCGGAAGGAAAAGGGCTTTTATGTCACGGTGGCACAAGCTGAGTAATGGTTCTATCGGGTTGAATCCTTATGGTCTATATGCCTACGATACTGTTTGGATGCTTACTCGTGCAATGAAGTTGTTTTTTGATCAAGGGGGTAACATGTCATTCTCTAACAGTGCACGTTTAAGTCATTTAGGGGGAGGGGCTTTGAATCTTAGTGCATTGAGCATTTTTGATGGGGGCAAGCGATTGCTTAACAACATATTGCAGCTCAATGTGACAGGGGTGACAGGAACTATCCAATTTAATCCTGATAGATCTCCTTTTCGTCCTTCATATGATATCCTTAACGTGATTAAAAATGGTTATAGAACTATTGGATACTGGTCTAATTATTCGGGGTTATCTGTTGTGACCCCGGAGATGCTTTACTCAAGACCACCCAACCGTTCAAGTTCAAGCCAGCAGTTAAGCAGTGTGGTATGGCCTGGAGGAGCAACAAAGAAGCCTCGTGGGTGGGTTATTCCAAATAATGGAAGGCAATTGAGAATTGGAATCCCAAACCGAGTTAGTTACCGGGACTTTGTGTCGCGATCAGGAGTAAATGGTACTGATAAAGTTCAAGGATATTGCATAGACATTTTCCTTGCTGCCATAAACCTGCTTCCTTATGAAGTTCCACATAAGTTCATTCCATTCGGAGATGGGCATAAGAATCCCAGCTATAATGAGCTTGTAAATATGGTCACAGCCAAT GTTTTTGATGCTGCTGTAGGAGATATTACAATTGTCACAAACAGAACAAAGATTGTGGATTTTACTCAGCCATATATAGAGTCGGGACTAGTTGTGGTGGTCCCAGTCAGGAAGTTAAAGTCAAGAGTTTGGGCATTCTTACGACCGTTTACTCCTTTCATGTTGGCTGTCACAGCAgcttttttccttcttgttgGAACTGTTGTTTGGATTCTTGAACATAGAATAAACGATGACTTCCGAGGGCCTCCTAAGAAACAGCTTATCACAATTTTGTG GTTTAGCTTCTCTACTATGTATTTTTCACCTA GAGAAAATACAGTGAGTTCACTAGGTCGGTTTGTGCTTATCATCTGGTTTTTTGTAGTTCTGATAGTCAACTCAAGCTATACAGCAAGCCTGACATCAATCCTCACAGTGCAACAGCTTTCTTCCCCCATCACGGGAATTGATACCTTGGTGACCAGCAATGAGCCAATAGGATTCCAGGAAGGATCTTTTGTAGAAAATTATTTGTCCGATGAACTCAACGTCCCAAGATCTAGACTAGTTGCTCTTGGCTCACCAGAAGAATATGCCGATGCACTCGAGCTAGGAATTGTTGCTGCTGTGGTTGATGAACGGCCATATATAGAGCTCTTCCTGTCAGACCATTGCAGGTTCTCAGTTAGAGGCCAAGAGTTCACCAAAAGCGGCTGGGGATTT GCGTTTCCAAGAGGCTCTCCTATAGCAGTTGACATATCTACCGCCATACTGGCTCTATCTGAGAATGGTAATCTTCAGAAGATCCATGACAAGTGGCTATTGAGAAAGGCTTGTGCTTCACAGGCAACTGGGCTTGTATCAGATCAGTTTCATTTACAAAGCTTCTTGGGGCTATTTCTCATCTGTGGGATATCCTGTTTTCTTGCTCTGCTACTTAAATTCTGCTTGATGATGCGCCAGTTCACCCGTCATATCCCTGAAGAAACTGATCCTCAAACCGCCGGTGGTACCAGCACACGTTCTGGGCGCCTCCAGACATTCTTATCATTTGCAGACGAGAAGGAAGGCGTGTGGAAGAGCAGGTCAAAGAGAAAACGCACGGACGGGTCACCAAATGGTTATTGGAATGAAGAGAATTGA
- the LOC109006659 gene encoding glutamate receptor 3.2 isoform X1, with product MNLVWRVSVFVLCIGAFTSGALRPNVVKVGAIFTFSTINGKVARIAMKAAEEDVNSDPTNLGGSKLSIIMHDSNFSGFLSIIGALKYMETDTVAIIGPQNAVMAHVLSHIANELHVPLLSFTALDPTLSPLQYPYFVQTAPNDQFQMSAIADMISYFGWGEVIAVYSDDDQSRNGVIALGDKLADRRCKISYKAALPPDPTATRSEVKDQLVKLQMMEARVIILHTFSKTGLLVVDEARNLGMMDTGYVWIATTWLSTVLDSTLPLSSKTADSIQGVLTLRPHTPDSGRKRAFMSRWHKLSNGSIGLNPYGLYAYDTVWMLTRAMKLFFDQGGNMSFSNSARLSHLGGGALNLSALSIFDGGKRLLNNILQLNVTGVTGTIQFNPDRSPFRPSYDILNVIKNGYRTIGYWSNYSGLSVVTPEMLYSRPPNRSSSSQQLSSVVWPGGATKKPRGWVIPNNGRQLRIGIPNRVSYRDFVSRSGVNGTDKVQGYCIDIFLAAINLLPYEVPHKFIPFGDGHKNPSYNELVNMVTANVFDAAVGDITIVTNRTKIVDFTQPYIESGLVVVVPVRKLKSRVWAFLRPFTPFMLAVTAAFFLLVGTVVWILEHRINDDFRGPPKKQLITILWFSFSTMYFSPRENTVSSLGRFVLIIWFFVVLIVNSSYTASLTSILTVQQLSSPITGIDTLVTSNEPIGFQEGSFVENYLSDELNVPRSRLVALGSPEEYADALELGIVAAVVDERPYIELFLSDHCRFSVRGQEFTKSGWGFAFPRGSPIAVDISTAILALSENGNLQKIHDKWLLRKACASQATGLVSDQFHLQSFLGLFLICGISCFLALLLKFCLMMRQFTRHIPEETDPQTAGGTSTRSGRLQTFLSFADEKEGVWKSRSKRKRTDGSPNGYWNEEN from the exons ATGAATCTGGTTTGGCGTGTGTCAGTTTTCGTTCTTTGTATCGGAGCATTCACATCAGGGGCTTTGAGACCTAATGTCGTGAAAGTTGGAGCTATTTTCACATTTAGCACTATCAATGGGAAGGTAGCAAGGATTGCCATGAAGGCTGCCGAGGAGGATGTAAATTCTGATCCGACCAATCTAGGTGGAAGTAAATTGTCTATAATCATGCATGATTCCAACTTCAGCGGATTTCTTAGCATCATTGGAG CATTAAAGTACATGGAGACTGATACCGTAGCTATAATCGGTCCACAAAATGCTGTAATGGCTCATGTACTCTCACATATTGCAAATGAACTCCATGTCCCGTTGTTGTCATTCACAGCATTGGACCCTACCCTATCGCCTCTGCAATACCCTTACTTTGTTCAAACAGCACCCAATGATCAATTCCAGATGAGTGCGATTGCAGATATGATCAGTTATTTTGGTTGGGGAGAGGTTATTGCAGTTTATAGTGATGATGATCAGAGCCGAAATGGGGTTATTGCTTTAGGTGATAAACTTGCAGATAGACGCTGCAAAATTTCTTACAAAGCTGCACTTCCCCCTGACCCCACAGCAACACGAAGTGAGGTTAAGGATCAACTAGTGAAGCTACAAATGATGGAAGCTCGAGTAATTATTCTACATACCTTCTCCAAAACGGGTCTCTTGGTTGTCGATGAGGCCCGGAATCTTGGAATGATGGACACTGGGTATGTTTGGATAGCTACTACTTGGTTATCCACTGTTTTAGACTCAACTTTACCACTTTCTTCCAAAACTGCAGACTCTATCCAAGGAGTCCTGACACTTCGTCCACACACCCCTGATTCCGGAAGGAAAAGGGCTTTTATGTCACGGTGGCACAAGCTGAGTAATGGTTCTATCGGGTTGAATCCTTATGGTCTATATGCCTACGATACTGTTTGGATGCTTACTCGTGCAATGAAGTTGTTTTTTGATCAAGGGGGTAACATGTCATTCTCTAACAGTGCACGTTTAAGTCATTTAGGGGGAGGGGCTTTGAATCTTAGTGCATTGAGCATTTTTGATGGGGGCAAGCGATTGCTTAACAACATATTGCAGCTCAATGTGACAGGGGTGACAGGAACTATCCAATTTAATCCTGATAGATCTCCTTTTCGTCCTTCATATGATATCCTTAACGTGATTAAAAATGGTTATAGAACTATTGGATACTGGTCTAATTATTCGGGGTTATCTGTTGTGACCCCGGAGATGCTTTACTCAAGACCACCCAACCGTTCAAGTTCAAGCCAGCAGTTAAGCAGTGTGGTATGGCCTGGAGGAGCAACAAAGAAGCCTCGTGGGTGGGTTATTCCAAATAATGGAAGGCAATTGAGAATTGGAATCCCAAACCGAGTTAGTTACCGGGACTTTGTGTCGCGATCAGGAGTAAATGGTACTGATAAAGTTCAAGGATATTGCATAGACATTTTCCTTGCTGCCATAAACCTGCTTCCTTATGAAGTTCCACATAAGTTCATTCCATTCGGAGATGGGCATAAGAATCCCAGCTATAATGAGCTTGTAAATATGGTCACAGCCAAT GTTTTTGATGCTGCTGTAGGAGATATTACAATTGTCACAAACAGAACAAAGATTGTGGATTTTACTCAGCCATATATAGAGTCGGGACTAGTTGTGGTGGTCCCAGTCAGGAAGTTAAAGTCAAGAGTTTGGGCATTCTTACGACCGTTTACTCCTTTCATGTTGGCTGTCACAGCAgcttttttccttcttgttgGAACTGTTGTTTGGATTCTTGAACATAGAATAAACGATGACTTCCGAGGGCCTCCTAAGAAACAGCTTATCACAATTTTGTG GTTTAGCTTCTCTACTATGTATTTTTCACCTA GAGAAAATACAGTGAGTTCACTAGGTCGGTTTGTGCTTATCATCTGGTTTTTTGTAGTTCTGATAGTCAACTCAAGCTATACAGCAAGCCTGACATCAATCCTCACAGTGCAACAGCTTTCTTCCCCCATCACGGGAATTGATACCTTGGTGACCAGCAATGAGCCAATAGGATTCCAGGAAGGATCTTTTGTAGAAAATTATTTGTCCGATGAACTCAACGTCCCAAGATCTAGACTAGTTGCTCTTGGCTCACCAGAAGAATATGCCGATGCACTCGAGCTAGGAATTGTTGCTGCTGTGGTTGATGAACGGCCATATATAGAGCTCTTCCTGTCAGACCATTGCAGGTTCTCAGTTAGAGGCCAAGAGTTCACCAAAAGCGGCTGGGGATTT GCGTTTCCAAGAGGCTCTCCTATAGCAGTTGACATATCTACCGCCATACTGGCTCTATCTGAGAATGGTAATCTTCAGAAGATCCATGACAAGTGGCTATTGAGAAAGGCTTGTGCTTCACAGGCAACTGGGCTTGTATCAGATCAGTTTCATTTACAAAGCTTCTTGGGGCTATTTCTCATCTGTGGGATATCCTGTTTTCTTGCTCTGCTACTTAAATTCTGCTTGATGATGCGCCAGTTCACCCGTCATATCCCTGAAGAAACTGATCCTCAAACCGCCGGTGGTACCAGCACACGTTCTGGGCGCCTCCAGACATTCTTATCATTTGCAGACGAGAAGGAAGGCGTGTGGAAGAGCAGGTCAAAGAGAAAACGCACGGACGGGTCACCAAATGGTTATTGGAATGAAGAGAATTGA
- the LOC109006659 gene encoding glutamate receptor 3.2 isoform X2 — translation MNLVWRVSVFVLCIGAFTSGALRPNVVKVGAIFTFSTINGKVARIAMKAAEEDVNSDPTNLGGSKLSIIMHDSNFSGFLSIIGALKYMETDTVAIIGPQNAVMAHVLSHIANELHVPLLSFTALDPTLSPLQYPYFVQTAPNDQFQMSAIADMISYFGWGEVIAVYSDDDQSRNGVIALGDKLADRRCKISYKAALPPDPTATRSEVKDQLVKLQMMEARVIILHTFSKTGLLVVDEARNLGMMDTGYVWIATTWLSTVLDSTLPLSSKTADSIQGVLTLRPHTPDSGRKRAFMSRWHKLSNGSIGLNPYGLYAYDTVWMLTRAMKLFFDQGGNMSFSNSARLSHLGGGALNLSALSIFDGGKRLLNNILQLNVTGVTGTIQFNPDRSPFRPSYDILNVIKNGYRTIGYWSNYSGLSVVTPEMLYSRPPNRSSSSQQLSSVVWPGGATKKPRGWVIPNNGRQLRIGIPNRVSYRDFVSRSGVNGTDKVQGYCIDIFLAAINLLPYEVPHKFIPFGDGHKNPSYNELVNMVTANVFDAAVGDITIVTNRTKIVDFTQPYIESGLVVVVPVRKLKSRVWAFLRPFTPFMLAVTAAFFLLVGTVVWILEHRINDDFRGPPKKQLITILWFSFSTMYFSPRENTVSSLVQQLSSPITGIDTLVTSNEPIGFQEGSFVENYLSDELNVPRSRLVALGSPEEYADALELGIVAAVVDERPYIELFLSDHCRFSVRGQEFTKSGWGFAFPRGSPIAVDISTAILALSENGNLQKIHDKWLLRKACASQATGLVSDQFHLQSFLGLFLICGISCFLALLLKFCLMMRQFTRHIPEETDPQTAGGTSTRSGRLQTFLSFADEKEGVWKSRSKRKRTDGSPNGYWNEEN, via the exons ATGAATCTGGTTTGGCGTGTGTCAGTTTTCGTTCTTTGTATCGGAGCATTCACATCAGGGGCTTTGAGACCTAATGTCGTGAAAGTTGGAGCTATTTTCACATTTAGCACTATCAATGGGAAGGTAGCAAGGATTGCCATGAAGGCTGCCGAGGAGGATGTAAATTCTGATCCGACCAATCTAGGTGGAAGTAAATTGTCTATAATCATGCATGATTCCAACTTCAGCGGATTTCTTAGCATCATTGGAG CATTAAAGTACATGGAGACTGATACCGTAGCTATAATCGGTCCACAAAATGCTGTAATGGCTCATGTACTCTCACATATTGCAAATGAACTCCATGTCCCGTTGTTGTCATTCACAGCATTGGACCCTACCCTATCGCCTCTGCAATACCCTTACTTTGTTCAAACAGCACCCAATGATCAATTCCAGATGAGTGCGATTGCAGATATGATCAGTTATTTTGGTTGGGGAGAGGTTATTGCAGTTTATAGTGATGATGATCAGAGCCGAAATGGGGTTATTGCTTTAGGTGATAAACTTGCAGATAGACGCTGCAAAATTTCTTACAAAGCTGCACTTCCCCCTGACCCCACAGCAACACGAAGTGAGGTTAAGGATCAACTAGTGAAGCTACAAATGATGGAAGCTCGAGTAATTATTCTACATACCTTCTCCAAAACGGGTCTCTTGGTTGTCGATGAGGCCCGGAATCTTGGAATGATGGACACTGGGTATGTTTGGATAGCTACTACTTGGTTATCCACTGTTTTAGACTCAACTTTACCACTTTCTTCCAAAACTGCAGACTCTATCCAAGGAGTCCTGACACTTCGTCCACACACCCCTGATTCCGGAAGGAAAAGGGCTTTTATGTCACGGTGGCACAAGCTGAGTAATGGTTCTATCGGGTTGAATCCTTATGGTCTATATGCCTACGATACTGTTTGGATGCTTACTCGTGCAATGAAGTTGTTTTTTGATCAAGGGGGTAACATGTCATTCTCTAACAGTGCACGTTTAAGTCATTTAGGGGGAGGGGCTTTGAATCTTAGTGCATTGAGCATTTTTGATGGGGGCAAGCGATTGCTTAACAACATATTGCAGCTCAATGTGACAGGGGTGACAGGAACTATCCAATTTAATCCTGATAGATCTCCTTTTCGTCCTTCATATGATATCCTTAACGTGATTAAAAATGGTTATAGAACTATTGGATACTGGTCTAATTATTCGGGGTTATCTGTTGTGACCCCGGAGATGCTTTACTCAAGACCACCCAACCGTTCAAGTTCAAGCCAGCAGTTAAGCAGTGTGGTATGGCCTGGAGGAGCAACAAAGAAGCCTCGTGGGTGGGTTATTCCAAATAATGGAAGGCAATTGAGAATTGGAATCCCAAACCGAGTTAGTTACCGGGACTTTGTGTCGCGATCAGGAGTAAATGGTACTGATAAAGTTCAAGGATATTGCATAGACATTTTCCTTGCTGCCATAAACCTGCTTCCTTATGAAGTTCCACATAAGTTCATTCCATTCGGAGATGGGCATAAGAATCCCAGCTATAATGAGCTTGTAAATATGGTCACAGCCAAT GTTTTTGATGCTGCTGTAGGAGATATTACAATTGTCACAAACAGAACAAAGATTGTGGATTTTACTCAGCCATATATAGAGTCGGGACTAGTTGTGGTGGTCCCAGTCAGGAAGTTAAAGTCAAGAGTTTGGGCATTCTTACGACCGTTTACTCCTTTCATGTTGGCTGTCACAGCAgcttttttccttcttgttgGAACTGTTGTTTGGATTCTTGAACATAGAATAAACGATGACTTCCGAGGGCCTCCTAAGAAACAGCTTATCACAATTTTGTG GTTTAGCTTCTCTACTATGTATTTTTCACCTA GAGAAAATACAGTGAGTTCACTAG TGCAACAGCTTTCTTCCCCCATCACGGGAATTGATACCTTGGTGACCAGCAATGAGCCAATAGGATTCCAGGAAGGATCTTTTGTAGAAAATTATTTGTCCGATGAACTCAACGTCCCAAGATCTAGACTAGTTGCTCTTGGCTCACCAGAAGAATATGCCGATGCACTCGAGCTAGGAATTGTTGCTGCTGTGGTTGATGAACGGCCATATATAGAGCTCTTCCTGTCAGACCATTGCAGGTTCTCAGTTAGAGGCCAAGAGTTCACCAAAAGCGGCTGGGGATTT GCGTTTCCAAGAGGCTCTCCTATAGCAGTTGACATATCTACCGCCATACTGGCTCTATCTGAGAATGGTAATCTTCAGAAGATCCATGACAAGTGGCTATTGAGAAAGGCTTGTGCTTCACAGGCAACTGGGCTTGTATCAGATCAGTTTCATTTACAAAGCTTCTTGGGGCTATTTCTCATCTGTGGGATATCCTGTTTTCTTGCTCTGCTACTTAAATTCTGCTTGATGATGCGCCAGTTCACCCGTCATATCCCTGAAGAAACTGATCCTCAAACCGCCGGTGGTACCAGCACACGTTCTGGGCGCCTCCAGACATTCTTATCATTTGCAGACGAGAAGGAAGGCGTGTGGAAGAGCAGGTCAAAGAGAAAACGCACGGACGGGTCACCAAATGGTTATTGGAATGAAGAGAATTGA
- the LOC109006657 gene encoding protein NUCLEOLAR COMPLEX ASSOCIATED 4, with protein MASVVSTIKQKKKKAKHSVSLSDLKTLGNQLLSSRAHINNLPLLLSYVSPTSPPPYALESLLSLQSFFTPLLPSLPPSSPSSKPSAPDLQDDPDFIYRTWLRSKFDHFVRSLIDLAVSPDSDETLKEVVLDTIMEFVKVGNCGRFHSAIYHRLLHAIVYSSISIYFLIDLLVSNYFKYIDVRYFTYISLEKISRTLESKEISDVNEDSIDESHSRSSMEVFLQNIHYIISRVPHMEGLDEKSDYEMWSRSGNDSKELSGNSKAEDKKLQTEKSNNDVLAAAKIAKRMKLKFTKAWISFLRLPLPLDVYKDVLVSLHQVVIPYLSNPIMLCDFLTRSYDIGGVVSVMALSGLFILMTQYGLEYPNFYDKLYALLVPSIFMAKHRAKFFQLLDSCLKSPLLPAYLAAAFAKKLSRLSLSVPPSGALVIIALVHNLLRRHPSINCLVHWEDGDETAKDNAEGDSGTGSDISSRKPGMDCFNSEESNPIKSNAMRSSLWEIDTLRHHYCPPVSRFVLSLENDLTVRAKTTEMTVKDFSSGSYATIFGDEMRRRVKQVPLAFHKVTPTSLFTESDFSGWTFNREDGKEKNDGSDENEITNEHGRRSAKRQVESS; from the exons ATGGCTTCCGTTGTGTCAACCATtaagcaaaagaagaagaaagctaaGCACAGCGTCTCTCTGTCAGACCTGAAAACCCTAGGCAACCAGCTCCTCTCCTCCCGTGCCCATATCAACaatctccctctccttctctcctACGTCTCCCCCACCTCCCCTCCTCCCTACGCCCTCGAATCCCTCCTCTCCCTCCAATCATTCTTCACCCCTCTCCTTCCTTCCCTTCCcccctcttctccttcttccaaGCCCTCCGCACCCGACCTCCAGGACGATCCTGACTTCATCTACCGCACCTGGCTCCGCTCCAAGTTCGACCATTTCGTCCGTTCTCTAATTGATCTCGCTGTCTCGCCGGACTCCGATGAAACTCTTAAA GAGGTTGTGTTGGATACGATAATGGAGTTTGTGAAGGTGGGAAACTGTGGGAGGTTTCATTCAGCTATATACCACAGGTTATTACATGCTATT GTCTATTCTTCAATTTCCATTTATTTCTTGATAGACTTGCTGGTGTCGAACTACTTCAAGTATATCGATGTACG TTATTTTACGTACATTAGCCTGGAAAAAATTTCTAGAACTCTGGAGTCGAAAGAAATCTCTG ATGTGAATGAAGATAGTATTGATGAGAGTCATTCAAGATCAAG TATGGAGGTTTTCCTTCAGAACATACATTATATTATCTCACGCGTGCCTCATATGGAAGGCTTAGATGAAAAATCTGATTACGAGATGTGGAGCAGATCAG GAAACGATAGTAAGGAGCTATCTGGGAATTCAAAAGCAGAAGATAAAAAGCTCCAGACTGAGAAGTCTAACAATGAT GTGTTGGCTGCAGCCAAAATTGCAAAAAGGATGAAACTAAAATTTACAAAAGCCTGGATTTCCTTTCTTAGGTTACCGCTTCCGCTTGATGTGTACAAAGAT GTTCTTGTTAGTCTTCATCAGGTTGTCATTCCTTATTTGTCTAATCCTATCATGTTATG TGATTTTTTGACGAGATCATATGACATTGGTGGTGTTGTCAGTGTCATGGCTCTTAGTGGCCTCTTCATCCTCATGACACAATATGGATTGGAGTACCCTAACTTTTACGATAAACTTTATGCTTTATTGGTCCCTTCTATCTTTATGGCCAAGCATCGGGCAAAGTTTTTTCAG CTTCTTGATTCTTGCCTAAAATCTCCACTTCTCCCAGCATATTTGGCAGCTGCTTTTGCTAAGAAACTGAGTCGGCTGTCTCTTTCAGTTCCTCCTTCAGGAGCATTGGTTATTATAGCTCTGGTTCACAATCTCTTACGGAGACATCCTTCAATCAACTGTTTGGTGCACTGG GAGGATGGTGATGAAACTGCAAAAGATAATGCAGAAGGTGACTCTGGAACTGGCTCAGATATTTCCAGTAGGAAGCCAGGCATGGATTGCTTTAACAGTGAGGAAAGTAATCCTATAAAGTCCAATGCCATGA GAAGCTCACTTTGGGAGATTGATACCCTCCGTCACCACTATTGCCCTCCAGTTTCAAG GTTTGTTTTGTCACTTGAAAATGATTTGACAGTCAGAGCTAAAACAACTGAAATGACAGTAAAAGATTTCAGCTCGGGTTCATATGCAACAATTTTTGGGGATGAG ATGAGGCGAAGGGTAAAACAGGTTCCACTAGCATTCCACAAAGTTACTCCTACATCTTTATTCACAGAGTCTGATTTTTCTGGTTGGACTTTTAATCGTGAAGATGGCAAGGAAAAGAATGATGGCAGTGATGAGAATGAGATTACCAATGAACATGGTCGTCGTTCTGCAAAACGACAAGTAGAGAGTTCCTGA